In Gossypium hirsutum isolate 1008001.06 chromosome A10, Gossypium_hirsutum_v2.1, whole genome shotgun sequence, the DNA window actcccgaacccttttttctcaaatttcatagacccaaaattattgttttaataaatcaaaatgttttattaaaatgatcaatcttaaggtgatccgatcacacctcgaaaaaagatcggtggcgactccattttttattttaagtcgactcccgttttttaaataaaaaaatagtatcgacagaatttattttcaatatatcaTAATTCGCTCGTAATATAATTAAATCGAAACagcaattttaaatattttaatttttttaaaaattgatactaacctctatactattatttatttacGCCTTGTTTGGTTCGCCGTATTACCCAATCCATTACGGCCCGATTACCcgcgtattacattacgcccctattccagcgtttggttcgctgtattctGTATTACGCGCCTAATCGTttacgcccctaatccccaaattcccgtGTTTTCCAATCCCTTCCCAAATCACTGTATTACCCAATACGTCCGGCCTCCCTCCCcatctctctgttttaccctccctccctacccgaccctctcctcttccgtcctaatcattttctcctcccatttcccactGCTTCCGTTGATTATTCTGTCGTCATCGTTTCTTCTCGTCTCGGCGTCTAATTTCCCTTCCCCATTTCCTCCCAACCCTATCTGCGCCGCACACCAaaactctctctttttctcttcaatataTTCACAAAATTGGAAATTCCTGATAGCTTAATCCATTGAAAAAAGAGTGAAGCGTTTTTCGGGTCATCACGTAGCATCCAATATCGGGTGAGTTTTAATTCTGACCTAAATTAATCTGCCAATTGTAGTACATGTATCTCAATGTTCTTCCCAATTGTAAATAACCCCTCTACATgcttttctctttacttttttAAGCCTAATCGTCACCTTTGTGTTACCTGTTTTAGTTCCTACAAGTTATTTATGTATTGGTTATGCTTTCTATGTATATAATATCAAATCATGAATCCTCTCTGGCTTTGGCATTAATTTGATGATGTTATGCAAGGGAAATCTTGTGTAAATTTCAAAGTGGTCTCTGGGGTAGTATTGGGAACTCTATTAGACTACATCATGTGAAGCCGGTTGTGTTGTTGTTAGCCAGCAATTAGCCAGCAGTTCACAGCCCTCACTTCCTTTTTCTCATATCCTGCTGAATTTTGAATTAATGTTTGCTGAAACGATTAATTAATAAATCATAAAGGATATGTACTCACTATTTATACTTGGGTATTACTCGTGTCCTAAATGTAAGCCGGCTCTCTTTTGATGTTCTCTTCATTATTGTTTtgtttctgtttttgtttttgttttttgcgTGTAATGTTGTATCAGCTTATGGATGGATGTTGAATTTATGGATTTTGGTATGGATTTTTTGTGTTGTATGTCGAAGATTGTGTCCTTAACTATGATGGGATTTTTGCATTTTAGCTACTTGGCATGTTGGATTAATGATTGAATTAGTCTCTTttgttgggaaaattttggtatttttctgatcTAGATAACTTTTGTGTTAGTTTTATATGTGGGATTAAGGATGTTAAGGAAAGCTTAGTTTACAACTTCGGGAATCTAGTGAATTTAGTTTGGTTATTGTCAAAGTACATTGCATTTACATTTAGCTACTTACATACATATATGCACATATCATGAGATGAAATTGGTAAATTTGATGACCCGGTTTGGTAATATACTTTCCTAGGAGCAACCATGTTTTTGAATAAtgacaaaattattattattttgactcttttcatgaaattaataatttagtttcagtcttttttaattcctttaaaaaattagtgatttaaattttttttaaatgcattCTAATCATTCAAAAAATTAGTAATCTGATTTAAAAGATTTCAgtacaaatattttgatatttaatcttttaataaattgatttatgctGGTCGGCATTGTTGTTGCTATCATTGTTGGTGAGTGAGGTTAGCTAGGTGTGTTTGGTTGAAGCAGGAATGGACCCAACCCCCTTTTTGGAGTAGAATGGATGGGAGGAGGAGGTTGAGGTTCAGGTGTCGCTTTGCCCGAATTAATTATTTTGTGGTACACTTCACAGATAGCAATAATTTGAATGGATATTTTTCTTCTGGTTCATATTGCGTGGTATCTCGAGTCATTGACCCCAATCTGATTTGCCTTTTAAGATGGTATTCGTCTTCTTTTCATAACAcgaaaaaagttgaaaaaccaGGCCATGCATCATCTCTGTTTTCTATTGGAAACTTACCTCCAAAGGGACCAATTTTTATATTCCTACTCATAACTGTAATATCTTCCTACCAAGCACATGCTCTCACGTTGTTGGCAACTGTTTGTTAATATTGTTTATTACTAGGTTATCCAGTTGTTGCATCCATATTTATGACATGGAATTATACAACAACTAACttcattgtttgtttgtttgtcctGAATTACAGGTTCTTTGTTGCTGCAGTTCAGCATCGGTCTCCTCTCCGATTTCCTCATTACAGGTTAGTTTCCCCCGTTTGCAGTGGCTATACAATTGTTTGCAGTGGCTATATAATTAATTTACAGCGGCTCCATCTGCTTGATCAGTCAGAAATGAAAACAAAGGACTATTGAATGCTCATGTCCTGTTTGGATTTGTAtgatttttgagatttttgttgAATAGAAACACTCTGATATTCTTTCATGGCTACTGCAATGTTGAAGTGCATATAATGAGCTCTAGAATGTCATGCATAGTCCTGGTGCTGTTAATTTGGTACTGTTAATTTTGAAtgctttgaaatgtttgaaatggcTTTGTTAATTTGGTACTGTTAATGCTTTGAAATGTTTCAAATGGTGCTGTTACTACTTCAACTTTGAATGCTTTGAAATGTTGCTGCTTTCACTTGCTCCTTTCTTTCCAAACAATATATAATTTTGGTCTCACGTGGTTGCTGCTTTCACTTGCTGCTCTCCTCCACCTTCCATTGTCCAACTTTCAAGCAAATCGTTGGAATTCTAGGATCTTTTGAAGATTAACATGCAACTGTCGAATATTTATGGTTATATGTCTACCTTAAAAGatgttttataaattgttttcatTCATTAAAAAAACCAGGTTATGCTTATGATTGCAAATTGCATGTGAGCACATACATATTTTTTGTACTTGGATATCATATGTTATATTCCTTTGTCCCCAAAACCATTAATGAgtactatataatttaaaaagggCATCAAACTTTAGTACCAATTCTTGTATTAAAAAGGAAATTCATGGACAGAATGTTGTTAGCAATATATAATTTGGTacttgtgttttttcttttttttaatctattatttgtatttgataaatattttgataCTTAAAGATAATGGTGTACCAATTCTTCGTTATAATTTAGAAAGGACATCAAACTTTAGTACCAATTCTTGTATTAATATCAATTATGATAAAAAATTGCACGATTTTGATACTTTCAAAGATCTCgttcaaatttaatcattattaaaataaattgtgctaactttaagttgaaataaaaattttatttatgttatttaaggtATATTAAAATCGAGGCCGTTGGCGATAGAATCAGTatgagtattgcctccgaggtggtagttcagcagaagtctgaagaaaagattgaagagaaagcttcaaatttatattcagccttatggtcaattgaaggtttaaccgatgatcagcggtatgatgctttgagtaaaattccgatcatccaactcaaatgatcgttttcttcagtttaccttctgttgcccgattggaatgggtcagaagatttctttctcaccattaaatatcaatgttcaaactttttgatgttgtataaCTTTtgaacatatggattatgatgtacaatgcaaattttcatctaactttttcttagtataagttaatataagaatattaattattaagaatattatgatttgagtaaattaatataagaatattaattattaagaattttattaaattatattgttcaattaatatatatttaatcatatattatgttaatttatattttacagtatcatatattatgatttcagtaaattaatataaagaatattaattattaagaattttttaaattatatagtttaattaaaatttatttaataataattatgttaatttatattttacagtatcatatattatgatgtgagtaaattaatataaagaatattaattattaagaattttttaaattatatagtttaattaaaatttatttaataataaattatgttaatttatattttacagtatcatatattatgatttcagtaaattaatataaagaatattaattattaagaatttttttaattatatattttaattaaaatatatttaataataattatgattaaatatgattaaattatttattattgataataataatcttattaaaatttaaataacaataacaataatcatttaccaaaacaaatttatgctaagggtattctagtcattttagttttttccattatgctattacacctctattccattcaaccaaacacaagattactattacgcctctattccattacattcaaccaaacagtggattagctattacacctctaatcccaatacacctctaatccaatacacctctaatccaatacagcgaaccaaacgcacccttaatgtttaaatattaaattcatataaatttgattaaatatagTTGATATAAATCAAAGAAATCATATATTCAAATCTCATTAAATTCTGTATAAAAGTCAAATAGATGGATCTTAGAGTaaataagttctaaaatttttattaagtcTTAACTTGTCAATACAGAAGAATGTGAGTTCGGATGTGCTAAAGTGCATTATACTCTTATTTATGAATTGGGGAAGGACTAGTCATTGcctcaaaaagagcagatataatcggaacctataatgagattgttaaaaaaaactaaaagtttTACAGCAATTTCATTTATGGGTAGTCTTCCTCAGCAAATGTGTTAAATGAATTACTAGTTTTACATTTCCCCACACTCAGCTATAATGCATGGTAATTTCGGCCGGTTGTTTGGTCCTGTAGCCACATTCTCGATCTTCCGAACAACGAGAAGACAATCTCCAAGTACCCTCTGCGCAATCACGGACGAAATAATTCTTCGTCATTTCTATGAATATTATTCGACTTTCAAAAATTGGGGAAATCCAAAATCCGGATGTACTCTGCACTAAAAGGTTAGAGAACATACCC includes these proteins:
- the LOC107896367 gene encoding uncharacterized protein isoform X1; the encoded protein is MDGRRRLRFRCRFARINYFVVHFTDSNNLNGYFSSGSYCVVSRVIDPNLICLLRWFFVAAVQHRSPLRFPHYRYIKIEAVGDRISMSIASEVVVQQKSEEKIEEKASNLYSALWSIEGLTDDQRYDALSKIPIIQLK
- the LOC107896367 gene encoding uncharacterized protein isoform X2 codes for the protein MDGRRRLRFRCRFARINYFVVHFTDSNNLNGYFSSGSYCVVSRVIDPNLICLLRWYSSSFHNTKKVEKPGHASSLFSIGNLPPKGPIFIFLLITVLCCCSSASVSSPISSLQVY